The Populus trichocarpa isolate Nisqually-1 chromosome 11, P.trichocarpa_v4.1, whole genome shotgun sequence genome has a segment encoding these proteins:
- the LOC7485446 gene encoding flavonol sulfotransferase-like isoform X9, whose product MESSLPSTQILDSGDSAERKNEAKNYNEVMSTFPKVKGLNGYDYYLYQGFWYAPFFLEGLLSVQERFNPQSTDIFVASFPKTGTTWLKALTFAIVTRSRLSGSTTSSLLTKMPHDCVPFLEYDLAQNPSNRDLAIPLVSTHVPYTCLPKSIISSSCKIIYICRDAKDAFVSLWYFLARLQMSKNVEPLPLEEAFELFCNGIANFGPYWNHVLGYWRASLEFPEKILFLTYEEMKKDTAAHVKKLAEFMGCSFTLEEEEEGEVQKIIGMCSFEKLSNLEVNKNGKCLLDISIPIPNSIFFRKGEIGDWANHLTPEMGARLDDIMERKLKGSGLKLPRVQA is encoded by the exons atGGAATCCTCTTTGCCTTCCACCCAAATCTTGGATTCTGGTGACAGTGCAGAGAGGAAAAATGAAGCTAAAAATTACAATGAAGTGATGTCCACCTTTCCGAAAGTTAAAGGCTTGAATGGGTATGATTATTACCTGTACCAAGGCTTTTGGTACGCTCCCTTCTTCTTGGAAGGACTCTTGTCTGTTCAAGAGCGCTTCAATCCTCAATCCACTGATATATTTGTCGCCAGTTTTCCAAAAACTGGCACAACTTGGCTTAAGGCCCTCACTTTTGCTATTGTCACACGATCCCGTTTAAGTGGTTCAACAACTAGTTCTTTACTTACCAAGATGCCACATGACTGTGTTCCTTTTTTGGAATATGACCTTGCTCAAAACCCCAGTAATCGGGACTTGGCAATTCCTCTGGTATCTACTCATGTTCCTTACACTTGTTTACCTAAATCTATCATTTCTTCTAGTTGCAAGATTATTTACATTTGCAGGGACGCAAAGGatgcttttgtttctttgtggTACTTTCTTGCCAGGCTGCAAAT GTCGAAAAATGTTGAGCCTCTTCCTCTGGAAGAGGCTTTTGAGCTGTTCTGCAATGGAATTGCAAATTTTGGACCCTACTGGAACCATGTTTTAGGGTACTGGAGAGCAAGCTTGGAGTTCCCCGAGAAGATACTGTTCTTGACATATGAGGAAATGAAGAAAGACACCGCTGCTCATGTTAAGAAATTAGCTGAGTTCATGGGTTGTTCTTTCAccctagaggaagaggaggaagggGAGGTGCAAAAGATAATAGGCATGTGTAGTTTTGAGAAGTTGAGCAACTTGGAGGTGAATAAAAATGGGAAGTGCCTTCTAGACATATCAATTCCTATTCCAAATAGTATATTCTTCAGGAAAGGTGAGATAGGCGACTGGGCAAATCACTTGACACCTGAAATGGGAGCACGTCTAGATGACATAATGGAGCGGAAGCTCAAGGGTTCAGGCTTGAAGCTGCCCAG
- the LOC7485446 gene encoding flavonol sulfotransferase-like isoform X2 produces MESSLPSTQILDSGDSAERKNEAKNYNEVMSTFPKVKGLNGYDYYLYQGFWYAPFFLEGLLSVQERFNPQSTDIFVASFPKTGTTWLKALTFAIVTRSRLSGSTTSSLLTKMPHDCVPFLEYDLAQNPSNRDLAIPLVSTHVPYTCLPKSIISSSCKIIYICRDAKDAFVSLWYFLARLQMSKNVEPLPLEGAFELFCNGIANFGPYWDHVLGYWRASFEFPEKILFLTYEEMKQDTAAHVKKLAEFMGCSFTLEEEEGGEVQKIISMCSFEKLSSLEVNKNGKCLLDISIPIPNSIFFRKGEIGDWANHLTPEMGARLDDIMERKLKGSGLKLPRVQA; encoded by the exons atGGAATCCTCTTTGCCTTCCACCCAAATCTTGGATTCTGGTGACAGTGCAGAGAGGAAAAATGAAGCTAAAAATTACAATGAAGTGATGTCCACCTTTCCGAAAGTTAAAGGCTTGAATGGGTATGATTATTACCTGTACCAAGGCTTTTGGTACGCTCCCTTCTTCTTGGAAGGACTCTTGTCTGTTCAAGAGCGCTTCAATCCTCAATCCACTGATATATTTGTCGCCAGTTTTCCAAAAACTGGCACAACTTGGCTTAAGGCCCTCACTTTTGCTATTGTCACACGATCCCGTTTAAGTGGTTCAACAACTAGTTCTTTACTTACCAAGATGCCACATGACTGTGTTCCTTTTTTGGAATATGACCTTGCTCAAAACCCCAGTAATCGGGACTTGGCAATTCCTCTGGTATCTACTCATGTTCCTTACACTTGTTTACCTAAATCTATCATTTCTTCTAGTTGCAAGATTATTTACATTTGCAGGGACGCAAAGGatgcttttgtttctttgtggTACTTTCTTGCCAGGCTGCAAATGTCGAAAAATGTTGAACCTCTTCCTCTGGAAGGGGCATTTGAGTTGTTTTGCAATGGAATTGCAAATTTTGGACCATATTGGGACCATGTTTTAGGGTATTGGAGAGCAAGCTTCGAGTTCCCTGAGAAGATATTGTTCTTGACATATGAGGAAATGAAGCAAGACACAGCTGCTCATGTTAAGAAATTAGCTGAGTTCATGGGTTGTTCTTTCACCTTAGAGGAAGAGGAGGGAGGGGAGGTGCAAAAGATAATAAGCATGTGTAGTTTTGAGAAGTTGAGCAGCTTGGAG GTGAATAAAAATGGGAAGTGCCTTCTAGACATATCAATTCCTATTCCAAATAGTATATTCTTCAGGAAAGGTGAGATAGGCGACTGGGCAAATCACTTGACACCTGAAATGGGAGCACGTCTAGATGACATAATGGAGCGGAAGCTCAAGGGTTCAGGCTTGAAGCTGCCCAG GGTTCAGGCTTGA